In one Magallana gigas chromosome 9, xbMagGiga1.1, whole genome shotgun sequence genomic region, the following are encoded:
- the LOC117681053 gene encoding uncharacterized protein, which translates to MLYIVQQVQRADEEEKKREMVNRVQQVQRADEEEKKKEMMYILQQVQRADEEEKKKEMLYILQQVQRADEEEKKREMVNRVQQVQRADEEEKKREMVNRVQQVQRAEEEEKKKEMMYILQQVQRADEEEKKKEMMYILQ; encoded by the coding sequence ATGTTGTACATTGTGCAGCAGGTTCAGAGAGCTGATGAGGAGGAGAAGAAGAGGGAGATGGTGAACAGAGTGCAGCAGGTTCAGAGAGCTGACGAGGAGGAGAAGAAGAAGGAGATGATGTACATTTTGCAGCAGGTTCAGAGAGCTGATGAGGAGGAGAAGAAGAAGGAGATGTTGTACATTTTGCAGCAGGTTCAGAGAGCTGATGAGGAGGAGAAGAAGAGGGAGATGGTGAACAGAGTGCAGCAGGTTCAGAGAGCTGACGAGGAGGAGAAGAAGAGGGAGATGGTGAACAGAGTGCAGCAGGTTCAGAGAGCTGAGGAGGAGGAGAAGAAGAAGGAGATGATGTACATATTGCAGCAGGTTCAGAGAGCTGATGAGGAGGAGAAGAAGAAGGAGATGATGTACATTTTGCAGTAG